One genomic window of Thermodesulfovibrionales bacterium includes the following:
- a CDS encoding response regulator transcription factor, which translates to MLILLVEDEKGVANFIKKGLEEEHYAVDLAVDGEEGQSLAFANQYDLIILDVMLPGINGIDLCRQIRKKNIQTPVMMLTAKDSVKDKVIGLDSGADDYITKPFSFDEFVARVRALLRRKQDTLVELRYKGLRIDTLGHKVFFEDKEIFLRPKEYAILHYLLRNKGQVLSRTQIIENVWGYDFNPNTNIVDVHIKSLREKINEFIPADFIRSVRGTGYMIDADSSGQP; encoded by the coding sequence ATGTTGATACTCCTCGTCGAAGATGAAAAGGGCGTTGCCAACTTCATCAAGAAGGGTCTCGAAGAAGAACACTACGCCGTGGATCTTGCCGTTGACGGCGAAGAAGGTCAGTCCCTCGCCTTTGCAAATCAGTATGACCTGATCATCCTCGATGTTATGCTCCCCGGGATCAACGGGATTGATCTCTGCAGGCAGATCCGGAAAAAGAATATACAGACGCCCGTGATGATGCTCACGGCGAAAGACTCCGTGAAGGACAAGGTGATCGGCCTTGACAGCGGCGCCGATGATTACATTACGAAACCCTTCTCCTTCGATGAATTCGTTGCGCGCGTAAGGGCACTCCTGAGACGCAAACAGGACACCCTCGTGGAACTGCGTTACAAGGGCCTCAGGATCGATACCCTCGGCCATAAGGTCTTTTTTGAAGACAAAGAGATCTTCCTTCGCCCCAAGGAGTACGCGATCCTCCACTACCTCCTGAGAAACAAGGGACAGGTTCTCTCCCGGACACAGATCATCGAAAATGTCTGGGGATATGATTTCAATCCGAACACCAATATCGTTGACGTCCATATCAAGTCCCTCCGTGAAAAGATCAATGAATTTATCCCCGCCGATTTTATCCGCAGCGTGAGGGGGACGGGCTACATGATCGACGCCGACTCCTCCGGACAGCCATGA
- a CDS encoding ATP-binding protein, producing the protein MIELTQRRLTLRFALTLLAFTVLLLTLVSLYFHQTIINSAKRHLGEMIRSQFIDQFNRTGLDTFNGRWDEYHFQILNTEGEIVVSSPKTVSFYPDLNMKLLKETFSGNQSFKKQYIHDEPYLVAYFPLNEKFSGRVSASISTELEYERSFLKLLFATLPGILLLSYFFSRYMVHQATKPISDVFTYQENFSSSVTHELRSPLASLKGNLEVSLRKDRDPGEYREIIRLGLTEVDRITNLLNDLSFLSSSKFKPLDLFKEEMDIKTIVAELIECYSARIREKGITIENNIQSSIRYVCDGTLMKRVFDNILNNAVKYTPEGGLITIHALKDSGKVLVHFSNTCKGIAREELEYFFEPFYRGKTSAKEHFDGKGLGLYIARYIVRSHGGEITPRLKDDEIFSLIISLPPN; encoded by the coding sequence ATGATTGAACTCACCCAGAGAAGACTTACCTTACGGTTCGCCCTGACCCTTCTCGCTTTCACGGTCCTGCTCCTGACCCTCGTTTCCCTCTATTTTCATCAGACCATCATAAACTCGGCGAAGAGACACCTCGGGGAGATGATCAGGAGTCAGTTCATCGACCAGTTCAACCGTACCGGCCTCGACACCTTCAATGGCCGTTGGGATGAATACCATTTTCAGATCCTCAATACCGAAGGCGAGATCGTCGTTTCATCCCCGAAAACAGTGAGTTTTTATCCTGATCTCAACATGAAGCTTCTCAAAGAGACCTTTTCCGGAAACCAGTCCTTCAAAAAACAGTATATCCATGACGAACCCTACCTTGTCGCTTATTTCCCCCTCAACGAGAAATTTTCGGGGAGGGTTTCTGCCTCTATCTCGACAGAGCTCGAGTATGAGCGGAGTTTCCTGAAGCTCCTGTTCGCGACCTTGCCCGGCATACTGCTGCTCTCCTATTTTTTCAGCCGGTACATGGTCCATCAGGCCACAAAGCCGATATCAGATGTCTTCACGTACCAGGAGAACTTCTCATCGAGTGTTACCCACGAGTTGCGCTCTCCCCTGGCTTCACTGAAGGGGAACCTCGAGGTCTCTTTAAGAAAGGACCGCGATCCCGGAGAGTACCGGGAGATCATCAGGCTGGGGTTGACGGAAGTGGATCGCATCACGAACCTCCTGAATGACCTCTCTTTCCTCTCTTCTTCAAAATTTAAGCCCCTGGACCTCTTCAAGGAAGAGATGGACATCAAAACGATCGTGGCAGAACTCATTGAGTGCTATTCGGCCCGTATCAGGGAGAAAGGGATAACGATCGAAAACAATATCCAGTCGAGCATACGCTATGTCTGTGACGGTACCCTCATGAAGAGGGTCTTCGACAATATCCTCAACAATGCCGTGAAATATACTCCGGAAGGAGGACTGATTACGATCCATGCCCTTAAGGATTCCGGAAAGGTCCTCGTACATTTCTCGAACACCTGCAAGGGGATTGCGCGGGAGGAACTGGAATATTTCTTTGAGCCCTTTTATCGCGGGAAGACCTCAGCAAAAGAGCATTTCGACGGAAAGGGGCTTGGCCTCTATATTGCCAGGTACATTGTCCGTTCTCACGGGGGAGAGATAACACCAAGACTCAAGGATGACGAGATATTCTCCCTCATCATTTCCCTGCCGCCAAATTAG
- a CDS encoding DoxX family protein, which produces MGKHGIAYSPALPIIDVRQQGGGTVVKRLFGTDSDLSSFILRVLLGIVFFPHGAQKVFGWFGGAGFGGTMTAFTEKLGIPAFFAFLAVLAESLGSVCLIAGFLTRVAAFGIACNMVVAVFMLHLKNGFFMNWFGKQQGEGFEYHILVVAITLALMIKGGGIWSVDGALTRNKDH; this is translated from the coding sequence ATGGGGAAGCATGGTATCGCATATTCACCGGCTCTTCCCATTATCGATGTTCGACAGCAGGGAGGCGGCACCGTGGTAAAGAGACTCTTCGGAACAGACAGTGATCTTTCGAGCTTTATCCTCAGGGTTCTCCTCGGCATCGTATTCTTCCCTCACGGTGCGCAAAAGGTATTCGGTTGGTTCGGCGGCGCGGGCTTTGGCGGAACCATGACCGCCTTTACCGAGAAGCTCGGCATACCGGCCTTTTTTGCCTTTCTCGCTGTCCTCGCCGAATCCCTCGGATCTGTGTGCCTCATAGCGGGATTTCTCACAAGGGTTGCGGCCTTCGGCATCGCGTGTAACATGGTCGTCGCCGTTTTCATGCTTCATCTGAAGAATGGGTTCTTCATGAACTGGTTCGGAAAGCAGCAGGGAGAGGGGTTTGAGTATCATATCCTTGTTGTTGCAATAACGCTCGCCCTCATGATCAAAGGCGGAGGGATATGGTCCGTTGACGGGGCATTAACGAGGAACAAGGATCATTGA
- a CDS encoding ABC transporter substrate-binding protein, producing MKHIMKCPVLGKGILAAIVVGLLCVAGMWGCKKTASSSRVPKIAIVEDKPVEWANEMKAGFEVGISGHGVAVETISRSAEGNPQVLSTIADEVTKGNYQLIFSLGTQVTEAVFPKLENTPLIFGAVTDPVGAGFFKGDLHHPLGNVTGTQSLWPYEAQFDMMRTLFPRLKKIGIVFNPNESNSRVSVKYIRAQCGKRNIKFVERSATTSSEIRAAVNALLNEKIDLLFIPQDNTVQASSGDIINLCQKKKVPVFTGVCEIVELGALAAVGVNYFELGKANADQAVEILFNGKKAAEVPVVVPEKGQFCFNQRTVRNLGIVVPKDITERAFKIYGN from the coding sequence GTGAAGCACATCATGAAATGTCCGGTTCTTGGAAAGGGCATTCTCGCTGCAATCGTCGTGGGTCTCCTTTGTGTTGCTGGCATGTGGGGTTGCAAGAAAACCGCCTCTTCCTCGAGGGTACCGAAGATCGCCATAGTAGAAGACAAGCCGGTCGAATGGGCTAATGAGATGAAGGCTGGCTTTGAAGTTGGGATATCCGGGCACGGCGTCGCTGTCGAGACCATTTCTCGCTCCGCGGAGGGCAATCCCCAAGTCCTCAGCACTATCGCAGATGAAGTGACTAAAGGTAACTATCAGTTGATCTTTAGTCTTGGCACACAGGTGACAGAGGCGGTATTTCCAAAATTAGAGAACACACCGTTAATTTTCGGAGCGGTCACCGACCCGGTTGGGGCAGGATTTTTCAAGGGGGATTTGCATCACCCCTTAGGCAATGTCACGGGCACTCAGTCCCTTTGGCCCTACGAAGCTCAGTTTGATATGATGAGAACCCTTTTCCCCAGGCTGAAGAAGATAGGAATTGTGTTTAACCCTAATGAGTCCAACTCCCGGGTGTCGGTGAAATACATAAGGGCACAGTGCGGAAAGAGGAATATCAAATTCGTGGAGAGGTCCGCAACAACGTCTTCGGAGATTCGGGCGGCCGTGAATGCCCTGCTTAACGAAAAGATCGACTTGTTGTTTATCCCTCAAGACAACACCGTTCAGGCATCTTCAGGTGATATCATAAATCTCTGCCAGAAAAAGAAGGTACCGGTATTTACGGGGGTATGCGAGATCGTGGAACTTGGAGCGCTGGCAGCTGTAGGGGTTAATTATTTTGAATTGGGAAAGGCAAACGCCGATCAGGCGGTTGAAATTCTCTTTAACGGTAAGAAGGCAGCAGAGGTGCCTGTCGTTGTTCCGGAGAAGGGCCAGTTCTGTTTCAATCAGAGGACGGTGAGAAACTTAGGCATCGTGGTGCCGAAAGATATTACAGAGAGGGCGTTTAAGATATACGGGAATTAA
- a CDS encoding universal stress protein, with amino-acid sequence MGSAQFCPIGKLEKVLLATDGSAFSEGAIREAISFAKKCSSKLYAMSVMETNPEYETTSVNVFEKEESEALARLASIKARAAEEGLACETILHEGVEPYQAIVDEAAEKRVDMIVIGRRGRSGLLKVLMGEVASKVIAHAPCKVLVVPRAARIEHKTLLISTDGSAHSTAAATEAVAIAKRCGSTIIALSAMRDKSEEQEARSLVRKVVELGQREGLAVEALTPVGRPYDAIVETAGGRGVDLIVMGTFGKTGLKKLLMGSTTEKVIGKAGCAVLIVKAASEEM; translated from the coding sequence ATGGGCTCTGCACAGTTTTGTCCCATAGGAAAACTTGAGAAGGTGCTTCTGGCAACTGATGGCTCAGCATTCAGCGAGGGAGCGATACGGGAGGCAATAAGCTTTGCCAAGAAATGCTCGAGCAAGCTCTACGCAATGTCGGTGATGGAGACAAATCCGGAATATGAGACCACGAGCGTCAATGTCTTTGAAAAAGAGGAATCCGAAGCATTGGCACGCCTTGCATCTATCAAGGCAAGGGCAGCAGAGGAAGGCCTTGCCTGCGAGACGATTCTCCACGAAGGGGTTGAGCCATACCAAGCCATCGTCGACGAGGCAGCAGAGAAAAGAGTTGATATGATAGTCATCGGCCGGCGCGGCCGCTCAGGGTTGCTGAAGGTTCTCATGGGTGAGGTTGCGTCAAAAGTCATAGCTCATGCTCCGTGCAAGGTTCTCGTGGTGCCGAGAGCCGCAAGGATCGAGCATAAGACCCTCCTGATCTCCACAGACGGTTCGGCTCACAGCACTGCTGCCGCAACAGAGGCGGTTGCTATCGCGAAGCGCTGTGGAAGCACTATTATCGCCCTCTCTGCCATGCGGGACAAGAGTGAAGAGCAAGAGGCAAGATCCCTTGTCAGGAAGGTTGTGGAACTGGGGCAGAGGGAAGGTTTGGCTGTTGAGGCCCTGACGCCCGTGGGGAGACCCTACGATGCCATTGTCGAGACTGCGGGCGGCAGGGGTGTTGACTTGATCGTTATGGGGACCTTCGGAAAGACCGGGCTTAAGAAACTCCTCATGGGAAGCACGACAGAAAAAGTCATCGGAAAGGCGGGCTGCGCTGTCCTTATCGTCAAGGCAGCATCGGAAGAGATGTGA
- a CDS encoding type II toxin-antitoxin system VapC family toxin — MIVYLDASAIVKRYVSEAGSTEVNALIAGASVVGTAAISRAEVSSALAKAVRMRLLSREEAASALQVFNSEWESLIRLQLTEVLISHAATLAWEHGLRGYDAVHLAAAIFWQDMLGDPVTLSSYDRQLWEAAKTTGLVAWPE, encoded by the coding sequence GTGATCGTCTATCTGGATGCGAGTGCCATCGTCAAGCGGTACGTTTCCGAGGCAGGCTCCACAGAAGTCAATGCGCTCATCGCCGGGGCATCAGTAGTCGGCACCGCTGCAATCAGCCGAGCCGAAGTTTCTTCGGCGTTGGCAAAGGCAGTTCGGATGAGGCTGCTTTCGCGCGAGGAGGCAGCATCCGCTCTGCAGGTTTTCAATTCAGAATGGGAAAGTTTGATTCGACTGCAGTTGACAGAAGTCCTGATTTCCCATGCTGCAACTCTGGCCTGGGAGCATGGACTGCGCGGGTATGACGCGGTTCATCTGGCGGCTGCGATTTTCTGGCAGGACATGCTCGGCGATCCGGTTACCCTGTCGAGCTACGACCGGCAACTTTGGGAAGCTGCAAAGACGACGGGCCTCGTTGCTTGGCCGGAATAG
- a CDS encoding type II toxin-antitoxin system prevent-host-death family antitoxin, with protein MGQTSVNIRELKSRLSYYLRLTKAGESVVITDRGTPIGRIVPTAAPVEERMEAMTQAGLALWNKKKLKSMPPVVKVHGKRTVADLLIEDRE; from the coding sequence ATGGGACAGACATCGGTAAACATCCGGGAACTCAAGAGTCGTCTGAGCTATTACCTCAGGCTGACCAAGGCAGGGGAGTCGGTCGTGATCACCGACCGGGGTACGCCGATTGGCCGTATTGTGCCGACTGCCGCTCCGGTAGAGGAGCGGATGGAGGCAATGACACAGGCGGGTTTGGCGCTCTGGAACAAGAAGAAACTTAAATCCATGCCGCCGGTAGTCAAGGTGCATGGCAAGCGCACGGTGGCCGACCTCTTGATTGAGGACCGCGAGTGA
- a CDS encoding cytochrome D1 domain-containing protein produces MRRTAISFAALLLTVFISSMVHASERVAFVSSEGENNVTVIDLNTEKVIKTLPAGTVPHAMAATPAGRVYVNNRGSKDLTVIQADGWTVAKTIAIPATSFQLAVSPDGKTLAVAYKDALKLSLIDTATDAITKTVELGKVEGEFKAPMVKHPYWSPDGKFVYAPDSVNGTIVKVNVSQGSIEKVITLPGTSHYLHPSPDGKVLYSVNEKTKGGTSLTLIDAGTDTIIKDIPFPLAEGEKGLGHHGAFSPDNRYFFFCNEGGSHVAVLDTAKREWVKTIKTGKGPGHPSLSRDGKYFFIVHHNDGVISVIDIAQQENLKDIRIGNGTKQAHASYFTPDGKFFYAVASDDKILAKIDVGKMEVISTIPVPSKAMFFGIREGNTFPSTE; encoded by the coding sequence ATGAGAAGGACCGCAATATCTTTTGCAGCGCTTTTGCTGACGGTGTTTATCAGCAGCATGGTTCATGCTTCAGAAAGGGTGGCTTTTGTCTCAAGCGAAGGGGAAAACAACGTAACCGTCATAGACCTGAATACTGAAAAAGTGATCAAGACCCTTCCTGCTGGAACGGTCCCGCATGCGATGGCAGCAACTCCGGCTGGCCGTGTTTATGTAAACAACAGGGGAAGTAAGGACCTAACCGTTATTCAGGCTGACGGCTGGACAGTGGCTAAGACGATTGCCATTCCTGCGACTTCTTTCCAGCTCGCGGTCTCTCCGGACGGCAAGACGCTTGCTGTCGCTTACAAAGATGCTCTGAAACTGTCGCTTATCGATACGGCAACGGATGCGATCACAAAGACAGTCGAGCTCGGCAAAGTTGAAGGCGAATTCAAGGCCCCCATGGTGAAGCACCCCTATTGGAGCCCGGATGGAAAGTTTGTCTATGCGCCTGATTCGGTCAACGGCACGATCGTAAAGGTCAATGTCAGCCAGGGCAGCATCGAAAAGGTAATCACCCTTCCGGGCACAAGTCATTATCTACATCCTTCGCCGGACGGCAAGGTCCTCTACTCGGTCAACGAAAAGACAAAGGGTGGGACCAGCCTGACCCTGATTGATGCGGGTACAGATACCATCATCAAGGACATTCCTTTTCCATTAGCCGAAGGCGAGAAGGGGCTTGGACACCACGGAGCTTTCAGCCCTGATAACCGCTATTTCTTCTTCTGTAACGAGGGCGGGTCCCATGTAGCGGTCCTGGACACGGCAAAGAGGGAGTGGGTCAAGACTATCAAGACAGGAAAGGGGCCTGGCCATCCGTCGCTCTCCCGGGATGGTAAGTATTTCTTTATCGTTCATCACAATGACGGCGTTATCTCTGTAATTGATATCGCACAACAGGAGAATCTCAAGGATATCAGGATCGGAAATGGGACCAAACAGGCCCACGCCTCTTACTTCACACCTGACGGCAAATTCTTTTATGCAGTGGCCTCTGATGACAAGATCCTCGCAAAGATCGATGTAGGCAAGATGGAAGTCATCTCCACCATTCCTGTGCCGTCAAAGGCTATGTTTTTCGGGATTAGGGAGGGGAATACTTTCCCGTCAACAGAATGA
- a CDS encoding putative sulfate/molybdate transporter: MEDEIALKVKTEKAEAVAAKTKNLYNRMEWAGAFGDVGTLIPFVVAYITIVKMPPLGLLFMFGITLLASGLYYRTPLPVQPMKAIGAAAIAGGISPAALYASGLTTGLFWLLAGITGVIRPISKLATKPVVRGIMLGLGLTFMVDGINRMKTAPVLAGIALVVTYLLLTNPKIPAMFVLLIIGVVSAAIMNPQIVSELAKIRPGFEAPVFSLPIITWNDIVTGTLLFTIPQIPLTLGNAVIAITAENNELFPDRQVTEKKVAISQGIMNLVAPLFGGIPMCHGAGGMAGHVRFGAKTGGALVILGTLLILIALFFSNSVSIIFKIFPNAILGVILFFAGTELAIVVRDIGNKKSEFYVMIIVAAFAMWNMGVAFLVGVILDNSLRRGWLKN, translated from the coding sequence ATGGAAGATGAAATAGCCTTGAAGGTGAAGACAGAAAAGGCTGAAGCAGTTGCAGCAAAGACAAAGAATCTTTACAACAGGATGGAATGGGCCGGGGCATTCGGCGACGTAGGCACGCTGATTCCCTTTGTTGTTGCCTATATCACCATTGTGAAAATGCCGCCCCTGGGACTTCTTTTCATGTTCGGTATAACCCTCCTGGCCTCCGGTCTTTACTACAGAACGCCTCTTCCGGTCCAGCCCATGAAGGCCATCGGCGCTGCCGCCATTGCCGGAGGCATAAGCCCCGCAGCCCTTTATGCCTCAGGGCTTACTACAGGGCTTTTCTGGCTGCTTGCGGGAATCACAGGAGTAATCAGACCAATATCAAAGCTTGCAACGAAACCAGTTGTGCGCGGTATCATGCTGGGGCTGGGCCTCACCTTTATGGTCGATGGGATCAATCGCATGAAAACAGCGCCGGTTCTGGCTGGCATAGCCCTGGTTGTCACATATCTTCTTCTTACAAATCCGAAAATACCGGCCATGTTCGTGCTCCTGATCATCGGGGTTGTGTCTGCTGCGATCATGAACCCTCAAATAGTTTCAGAATTAGCCAAGATACGCCCGGGCTTTGAGGCGCCGGTATTCAGTCTGCCCATCATTACCTGGAATGATATCGTCACCGGCACATTGCTGTTTACTATTCCGCAGATACCGCTAACCCTCGGAAATGCCGTTATCGCGATTACCGCCGAAAATAACGAACTCTTTCCCGACAGACAGGTTACGGAAAAGAAAGTTGCCATCTCCCAGGGGATCATGAATTTGGTGGCACCCCTGTTTGGAGGCATTCCCATGTGCCATGGCGCAGGCGGGATGGCTGGCCATGTCAGGTTTGGCGCAAAGACCGGTGGCGCGCTGGTTATCCTTGGAACCCTACTCATTCTCATTGCCCTCTTTTTCAGCAATTCAGTCTCAATCATCTTCAAGATATTTCCCAATGCAATCCTTGGCGTAATCCTGTTCTTCGCCGGGACTGAACTCGCCATAGTTGTAAGGGACATCGGAAATAAGAAGTCCGAGTTTTATGTAATGATTATTGTGGCCGCTTTTGCGATGTGGAATATGGGAGTGGCTTTTCTTGTCGGTGTTATTCTGGACAACTCGCTCAGGCGTGGCTGGCTGAAAAACTAA
- the chrA gene encoding chromate efflux transporter, producing MLNNQPSIAQLFFSFLRLGLTAFGGPAMVAYIREMAVNRRKWLDEQTFKEGVVLCQSIPGAIAIQTAAYVGLRSRGIPGAFSSFVGFGLPAFVLMLILSSLYVSYHAVPRIVSLFNGLQVIVVAIVANATYSFGKSTFKGYKDVLLALAAAVLLGLGANPFLVIMGAAAAGIVFWRRKGNSPESAVMTVGRHYVKQLSLLFMVLFAGLLALYLTDSRLFKLAVLMMRIDLFAFGGGFASVPLMMHEVVDARGWLDSRTFMDGIALGQITPGPIVITSTFVGYLTHGIAGALVSTVAIFVPSLLMVIAFTPVIDRLKSSLFYQRGTKGILASFVGLLLFVTLKFAVAVPWDPIRALMACAAFFALLRKVDILYVVLVAAVISVFVL from the coding sequence TTGCTGAATAATCAGCCTTCCATTGCACAACTTTTCTTCTCTTTCCTGAGGCTCGGCCTGACGGCCTTCGGTGGTCCTGCAATGGTCGCATACATAAGAGAAATGGCGGTAAACCGCCGCAAGTGGCTCGATGAGCAGACATTTAAAGAAGGCGTGGTTCTCTGCCAGTCCATCCCGGGCGCTATTGCCATCCAGACAGCCGCCTATGTTGGACTCAGGTCACGAGGCATCCCAGGGGCGTTTTCATCATTTGTCGGTTTCGGGCTGCCTGCCTTTGTTTTGATGCTGATACTTTCGTCGCTATATGTCTCGTATCATGCTGTTCCGAGAATTGTTTCGCTGTTTAATGGCCTGCAGGTCATCGTTGTTGCCATTGTCGCAAACGCGACGTATTCCTTCGGCAAGAGCACGTTCAAGGGTTATAAAGATGTTCTTCTTGCTCTTGCGGCAGCCGTCTTGCTCGGTCTTGGGGCGAACCCCTTTCTCGTAATTATGGGAGCAGCCGCTGCCGGCATTGTATTTTGGAGGAGAAAAGGCAATAGCCCTGAATCAGCTGTAATGACGGTAGGCAGACATTACGTCAAACAGCTCTCCCTCTTGTTTATGGTGCTGTTTGCCGGACTTCTTGCCCTCTATCTCACAGACTCAAGACTCTTTAAGCTCGCGGTACTCATGATGAGAATAGATTTATTTGCATTCGGAGGCGGCTTTGCCTCCGTGCCTTTAATGATGCATGAAGTCGTGGATGCCAGAGGATGGCTTGATAGCAGGACCTTTATGGACGGGATAGCGCTCGGACAGATTACGCCCGGGCCTATTGTAATCACCTCGACCTTTGTGGGATATCTTACTCACGGTATCGCCGGAGCCCTCGTCTCAACCGTCGCGATATTTGTGCCCTCATTACTAATGGTAATCGCTTTCACTCCGGTCATCGATAGATTGAAGTCATCTCTTTTCTACCAGAGGGGAACGAAAGGAATACTTGCTTCGTTCGTGGGGCTTCTTCTCTTTGTGACTCTGAAATTTGCCGTTGCCGTTCCCTGGGACCCGATCAGAGCACTGATGGCTTGCGCGGCCTTTTTTGCGCTGTTGCGGAAGGTGGATATCCTTTATGTTGTTCTGGTAGCAGCCGTCATTTCCGTATTTGTGTTATGA
- a CDS encoding isoprenylcysteine carboxylmethyltransferase family protein, with the protein MNKTKALGNSAIVLYFIIGLEIMIMISPSAGFFYSVFNPFLLAIAKYPSTKWLSSFFLPHMVVPPDDFLKFIRIMGSALFVLGMAVFFVCAFQVYANKFLKKGTALKGLYSIIRHPQYVGLGIAGIGLSILWPRFLVPVLWLVMVLLYFFLSKDEERRMLKQYPDTYRAYMEKTGMFLPRNLEKIVLPDSAAGKFAVFVLLAGLTIGGAFFLRDYTVKHLPLWSDSNVSALAIVPDDLMKMEHRLPDILAMDGIKTRLREGDHYLVYFLPANYIMQGLIADTGGDWRLYKQHHTVSMITDWIFHPFRHLTEGHHAMHGASGHSGHDMSAGVVRRLVFLKIEGTPVNNPWGLLSINAVRRPQFMADVEIHGLNLLEVKDLPQDTGWGTVPTPVF; encoded by the coding sequence ATGAATAAGACAAAGGCGCTCGGAAACAGCGCAATAGTGTTGTACTTCATCATCGGGCTTGAGATCATGATAATGATAAGCCCCTCTGCGGGGTTTTTTTATTCGGTCTTCAACCCGTTTCTTCTCGCGATAGCAAAGTACCCCTCAACAAAATGGCTCAGCTCATTCTTTCTTCCTCATATGGTTGTGCCGCCTGACGACTTTCTTAAGTTCATCCGCATCATGGGCTCGGCGCTCTTTGTTCTGGGCATGGCAGTATTCTTTGTCTGTGCTTTTCAGGTTTACGCAAACAAGTTCCTGAAGAAGGGGACCGCATTAAAGGGCCTCTATTCAATTATCCGTCATCCACAATATGTCGGCCTCGGCATCGCGGGCATAGGTCTTTCGATACTCTGGCCGAGGTTTCTTGTGCCGGTGCTCTGGCTTGTAATGGTACTGCTTTATTTCTTCCTCTCGAAAGATGAGGAAAGAAGAATGCTAAAACAGTATCCCGACACCTACAGGGCATATATGGAAAAAACGGGAATGTTCCTGCCGCGCAACCTTGAAAAGATAGTGCTACCGGACAGCGCAGCAGGCAAGTTTGCGGTCTTCGTGCTGCTGGCGGGTCTTACCATAGGTGGAGCATTCTTTCTCAGGGATTATACTGTTAAGCATCTGCCCCTCTGGTCGGATTCAAATGTCTCTGCCCTGGCGATCGTCCCGGATGACCTGATGAAGATGGAACATCGTTTGCCCGATATCCTCGCCATGGATGGGATAAAGACCAGGTTGAGGGAAGGCGATCATTATCTGGTCTATTTCCTGCCTGCCAACTATATCATGCAGGGCCTCATTGCCGACACCGGCGGAGACTGGAGGCTCTATAAGCAGCATCACACAGTCAGCATGATTACGGACTGGATATTCCATCCCTTCAGACATCTGACCGAAGGGCATCACGCTATGCACGGAGCCTCCGGACACTCCGGGCATGACATGAGCGCTGGCGTAGTGAGAAGGCTTGTCTTTCTGAAAATCGAGGGCACGCCCGTTAATAATCCTTGGGGTCTGTTGTCAATCAATGCGGTGAGGCGACCGCAGTTTATGGCTGACGTTGAGATCCACGGTCTGAATCTTCTTGAGGTAAAGGACCTGCCGCAAGATACAGGCTGGGGGACGGTGCCGACACCGGTGTTTTAA
- a CDS encoding PadR family transcriptional regulator has product MLRAFFLGFIKIHILHHAAKEPVYGLWLIEELGRHGYKMSPGTLYPVLHKLEKDRLLKSHSETVGGKIRKYYTTTNKGIRTLTRLQDKIKELIEEVMV; this is encoded by the coding sequence ATGCTGAGAGCTTTCTTTCTTGGTTTTATAAAGATTCATATCCTGCATCATGCGGCTAAAGAGCCTGTCTACGGTTTATGGCTTATTGAGGAATTGGGCCGCCACGGCTATAAAATGAGTCCCGGAACTTTGTATCCCGTGCTGCACAAACTCGAAAAAGACAGACTATTGAAGTCGCACTCGGAAACTGTCGGCGGGAAGATAAGAAAATACTACACGACGACCAACAAAGGCATAAGAACATTGACCCGACTTCAGGATAAGATCAAGGAACTTATCGAAGAGGTTATGGTCTGA